The genomic segment gattgttccttgggtcatgaccaatcatcccacaaaatttcataaaaatcggctcaatttacgtttttgaccttttcgtgaccttgacctttgacctttgacccaatcactcccaaaacgtaatcgattgttccttgggtcatgaccaatcatcccactaaatttcataaaaatcggctcaatttacgtttttgaccttttcgtgaccttgacctttgacctttgacccaatcactcccaaaaactaatcgattgttccttgggtcatgaccaatcatcccactaaatttcataaaaatcggctcagttctgactgagttatacgaagtacaaacaaacaaacatattcacaaataaatacacggcgggcaaaacataaccttctggcgaaggtaataataattaCACATCTGACAGTGGTCTCAATATAGTTGGAAGAAAGGCCCCCACAAATCCACTCAGAGGCATCAAGGTTTTGTAATGTGACATCGTTTCagccttattattattatgacatcaaAACTTCATCGCCTTCATCTTTGACTTGGGAGTGAGCGGCTCTTTCTTCCTTCATGACTGTTCCAGcctaacctggctctcactcagtgcgagctcacgaagtgtaacgaagatgcacgaagcactaggggtctcgcgagagccaggcaagTTCTAGCCAGCACCTTTTTTGGTGTGCCTAGAGTGATGGACAactgtttattttatttcatttatttgtttatgtccatttttttatttgaatATGCTGTATTTGAATGTtacaacattattattttttattgcaGTTGCATACAGTGTTTTCTGTAGTTGCATTATTATTgtgcaagatggacatttgacatGAACAGTATGGGACTCCCCATTCGTTTAGCATGTGATTAATTAAGGGATATCACGTGCAGTtcgattcaattattttttaatttacaAGTGTTACACAGCGGCTGAGGACACTATCACAAGTCTTCTGGCAAGGCAAGCAGTGGTTTGCTCAGCAGTGCGGAGTGCAAGCAGCGGTTGCCACAGCAGTGCGGAGTGCAAGCAAAAGTATTACACAGCTGTCTGATATTCATCCTCTTGatggacatactgtatactgttccTGTTGGAATATCCTCTTGAACCGTTTCATCTTTTCGTGGATTATCCACTTTTTTTCTCTGACTGTTTAGATTGATGGAACGTCAGTCACCCTCCTTGGATATCCACACGTGAAGCTGCCAATTCTGTAGGATTACTGGAACTCTCTTGGCTCGCCTCCGAcggtcatccgagaacttttaaAAAGGACCGAGAATAATCTTTTGACTACATTTATGTGTCAAACAGTTCTGTATTGTAAGGGATTTTTGAAAATGGGAATATTCTATTGTGACCCTGGCCAGGTCTTTATGTTTTTGTAACGTGTTGGGGGTTTTGTGGCGATTATGATTTAATCAATATAAACGTTGATCATATTTTTTAGAACATATCTTTTGTGTTATTCGTTTCATAACCTCTCACATAACAGTAGGCATGTCCTCATGATTAGACCGggagcctagttgggaaggttaccaatttttttGGGTACTctgatgtctggcatggtccctTGATGGAGGTGGGCctacagcacgtctgccgggttccctctggtgggtgtggcaaggaggCGGGTAAAACTGGCACCCTAATGGGCTAGGTTTGCTATGGTTCTCTGGGAGGGCTGGCCACCAGGTTGAGGGGTGTGTTTAgagattttttgaccattttttccAAAAGCGCATAGGTGAAGTCACACAGCTGTTCatccaaaggtgttctattgggttcaggttaggagTCAGGACTCTGTGCAGGTCAGGCTCATCCATACTCTTGTCATCCATGTCTTAATTATTATGGGCCCTGGTTATGCTCTAGTGCAGTCATGTTGGAACAGGAAACGGTGCACTCAAACTACCCAAAACATTTTATAAATaatacattttcaacatttcaACAACTCAAATGGAAATACAAGAGTATAGCAATAAGACCAATGTCCATGTCTGACTCTTCATAGGTTTGATTGtcgttaaaaaaaagttgtaaccTGAAGCCAACAGAAcatctttgggatgaattagagcagaGATTGAGACTGAGAGCCATCAACATCAGTTTGACCGTAAAAACATTCCTatgcttttggtaatatagtgtgtcATGTCAAGTATATGGTATTTTTGAAGATGACCTttgcagacaatttgaaaaaactcccgcacactgaccatttcacggtTTTCTTTACAGTAATACACAACGTTTCGGTTAGGTTCTGTTAGGTTTACCTGATGAGGGCCTAGGACCtgatgagaccagctagccaccAGCCGATCTCATAGGATtccatgttaattgctagcatggaggtaaggTAAAATTTTCACTGCTGTACTCTGAGAACGATTTACGTAGCTCAAgcggaggtttaatatgagcgtatttccaaaaatggcacattaTCAGTTTAAGAGAAATTGATGTAAAGTTATAGGTATTTGATTGTAGTTATACAGCTTTGGTCATTTTGGAGTCTCCAAGGTGTATTTTTGGAGTCTCCAAATAGGACCCAAGGAAAAGGACTGGACATACCTGCTGAAAAAATGCTCTACAGTGGTCATTGTTTGGTCTTTTGACTCCATAATTGGACTGTTTGAGGCCAAGACCAGCACCCATGACCTGATTGCATCAATAGTCTGCCTAGAGGTCCCAGAATGCAGTCCCATCATTGTAACCTCTGCCACTCTTTGTCAGTACCTCACACTATTAGTAGACATCAATAATAGATGAAAAATCCTGACTTAAACAGTTACACGTGTAACTTCAAACACATATAACTCGCTCTCAGAAATGTTGCCTATATGCGCACACAGACGGTGAAAGTCTGCCACGCAAGACACCAACTACAGTCACATACCGTGTATGatagtgattttcaacctatgggctggggcccactggtgggccctgaaggtataccaagtgggccttgaaataatattctaaaaattataatcatattttggtgtgtgttgctgctgatttatgtgagttttattcgtaatcgggtcagaggtgggccccgaacatttgtgacaattttgagtgggccccaagttggaaaaggttgggaacccctggtctagactATCTACAGTACGGTATCTTGCCTTCCTAGAAATGTCGCAATACTGATGTCAGTGACGGTTCTAccaatttgggggccctaggcaaaatgtgGACCTGGGGCCCTCTCCAATTACTGCTGACTTTCTCCATCCATGGCGGGGCTGACCTTGGGGGGTTAAGAAGACatatttggtggggccctatgtaggcaactgcctagtttgtctgatgcaggggtggggaacctttttcattcgaagggccacttcaaattcctccaagggccgtaaaagtcctcggagggccgtactatgaacacaaaccaggattgccCCCTGCACTTGAGGGCTTTATTGAAGAcggtcacctttaaaacagaccctagCTTCTCtatatgtcccctgaatataacctaattgtattgaaaatgtaatttctaagactcctttacaaaatgtttcatatttcatgtgaagctgcgttaaaattatgtcgggggcctgataaaacggcctcaagggccgttaaaggtacactgtgcaggaaattgtcaaaaaaggtactgcaactatgctgctcgttgaaactgggttgactattgctaaatttgatcttttcatgaacgtttagtaagtaataaactaattttttctagcatggcccaagtacagtcatttttgcagctaaaatgtctatttctggaaattcaaaatggcggaccatgcataagatcccccttttaatgtatgaaaagtgcaattttcccagtcataatgaatacagaatgtgatggtggtggtaattattcatgaaaaggtaacattagtgaatgggtagcatgaattttgGGTTACTAAAAATCTtgcgcagtgtacctttaacggCCCTAATGGTAAAATACTGGCACGGCCTGTTGTCCTTCACACTGTATGTGCATACGTATTGGGGGCGTGACATACGATGATGTGTCTTTTCAGCACCCAGGTGCTTATCAGAGGTACATTCCCAAACCTGTGGGTGCACACGCAgcatatgcacatatgcagagGAGCTGACAGGGGAGGGATAAAAGGGTCAGGTGTCCGGGGCCTAAGCATAAagaggggggccccagaatttggaCCCCATGACCAGAGAGACCAGATAGTCTTAGAATCTCTGccaacgagagggagggagggggctttCAGCTGATGTTGTCCCGCCCCAGGTcgaagctgtcaccggccctgcgtgtgcatacgtatgtgtgtacacaATACAGTGCTAATCCAACACTCACAGAGAGCAGGACCAAAGACTGCTGAGAGTGGAAATTAGTCTCTGTGGGTGTTGAACTGACACTTCAAAATGTGCTGTGCAtgtaggcatgcatgcatgtccagTATATATAGGGCTCCCCAAGCCCCTGTGTCTTTAGCTTAGTCTCAACCGTCTGCAGACATGCTGAAGTTCGTGCTTTGCGCTGCGCTCTGTGCGCTCGGTAAGAAGACAGACAGCTCCTTTTCTTAAGTAGCCTACATATTACATAGATttgggctttttgtctttatcgGTGGCGGTTCCATATGGGGCCCTCTTGTTTTATTGTCGCTGGTGTTTGCTGGGTttttgggcgtcagacttgaagcccaaaggttgtcggttcgtctcccgacccgctaggctggtggggggagtatttaACTCTTCCTACctcacctcactccatggctgaggtgcccttcaacaagacacctaaccccacactgctccagggactgtaactaataccctgtggATAACAGTGTCAGCTGAGTGCAATGTGGGCTTATATTATTTGTAGTCAACTCTGCTATTTTATGCTGAGAAGATGCCAGTGTCCAATGTTGCCAAATTCCCAATCACTGGAGATTGGTTTGGTTTGACACAAATTATTGGAGAAGAAAATGTGTTGGTGGTGTATATAGGCTCATTCCCAACCTCCTATTATAATATACATAGCcaactgtacagtatatgctccTCTTCAtttccttgtcctctctctctctctctccctccatcttcctccccccctctccctctctgtttctctctctccatcttcctctccacctctccctctctgtttctccccccctctctctctcttcctccctcactctctctctctttctctctccctccctccctctctccctctctctatcttcctccccccctctccctctctgtttctccccccactctctcttcctccctctctcctccccccttctctccctcccactctctctctccctacctccctctctctccccccctccacctctctctctccctccctctctctcttcctccctctccctctctatcttcctcccccctctccctctctgtttctcccccctctccctctctctccctccctctctctcacccccccccccctctccagtgTTGGCTGAGGAGGAGCCTCAGGGTCGCTTCCTGGAGGATATCCAGGAGAGGGTTGTGGGAGGAGAGGTTGCTCGCCCCAACTCCTGGCCCTGGCAGGTAAGGACACcaccaattcaattcaattgaatGGGGAGATTTCCATCTTCATCAGGGGATCAGTGATGATGACCCCTAAATCTTATCATATCATAACATGTAcaagtttttgttttattttacctgacatgtttcgatggtgagACTCACAGTCGAAACATGCCAGGGAAAAGATAAAAACctatctgaaacaaaagaaactttaagatttaacccattgtgtcctggaaacacatatacgctgcattcaggattttgagatttgagctgttttattaaaaatgtgggtaagttagagcagaatgaacacattctaacgcaaaacgagggtcctagcttttaaatgtaactcgtttcatgtttgtatgtgcttcggaggctgagatatttaggatttaataggcagaaagcaccctttcccaaaaaaggcctaggacaaaatgggttaatgtaaTAATGACGAACGTCATACATAtcctctcctgctctgctgtACTATATGGTTGCAGATCTCCCTGCAGTTCAAGTCTGGCAGCAACTACCACCACACCTGCGGAGGCTCCCTGGTTAAGAGGGGCTGGGTCATGACCGCCGCCCACTGTGTCGACAGGTACAgcccagtcgtgtgtgtgtgtgtgtgtgtgtgtgtgtgtgtgtgtgtgtgtgtgtgtgtgtgtgtgtgtgtgtgtgtgtgtgtgtgtgtgtgtgtgtgtgagtgtgagtgtgtgtgtgtgtcagtgagagaacGTGAATTCATATATTAGTATActagcatactgtgtgtgtgtgtgtgtgtgtgatttagtctaactgcacattggagccTGGCTAAACGCAATTTTAATCTTCTGTGTAAatcctgttacatacatttttgacgataaagtacactttgacttgactttgacacTTTGACTTTGCCATGCAGCCAGAGGACCTGGCGCGTTGTCGTTGGCGACCACAACATCAACAGCCACGAGGGCCGCGAGCAGTACGTCTCCGTGAGCCGCGTCTACATCCACCCCAACTGGAACCGCAACAACGTCGCCTACGGGTCAGTTACGCACCGCCCGCCACACTCATGTGGTGTACaaaccagtctgtgtgtgtgtgtgtgtgtgtgtgtgtgtgtgtctgtgtctgtgtgtgtgtgtgtgtgtgtgtgtgtgggtgtgcacttcCTCACATGAGACCCTAGACCATTGGCTCCGTACGGCAGCCTCCAACGCtcttgtttgaatgtgtgtgtgtgtcatgtttatttgcaagcactttgagtcaacttcatagttgtgacattgtgctatataaatacatattgAAATAAATACATATTGAACACATTTCCCCTTGGGAACAATAaatgctactactattactactactatattgtattgtattgtactgtatgtgttccctTATGTCCGTGCCAGGTAGGACATTGCtatactactgtattgtattgtattgtattgtattgtattgtattgtattgtattgtattgtattattgtaGTGTTTGTGTTGCTATCTGGCCATCTGCAGGTACGACATTGCTCTGCTGCGTCTCTCCACTGAGGTCACCCTGAACAACTACGTGCAGCTCGCAAGACTGCCCCCCTCTGGCCAGGTGCTGCCTCACAACAACCCCTGCTACATCTCCGGATGGGGACGCACCTCCAGTGAGTAGTGGCCTATAcgcttgctgttgttgttgttgtttttcttctacttcttcttttcttcttcatcctctccttcttcttcttcttcttcttcttcataatctcccccttctccttcctcttctccttctccttcctcgtcttcttcttcttctccttcttcttcttcttcatcctctcctcctcctccttcttcttcttcttcgtcttctttttcTGGCTTAACAGTATGGTGGTTTGCAAAAGTTGTCTAGTCACTCGACAGCTATTAAACAGCCTGAGTCAagataatacagtatatcacgaaagtgaatacacccctcacagttttgcagatttttgagtatatcttttcataggaaagcattacagaaatgtaactttgacagaatgattagtgaccttttaacaacatatttaaccgcttaaatttcttgttcactcagaaaaaaacaaaatacagccattaatgtttgaacatgtactcacaaaagtgagtacacccccagattaaaatccggtagagaaggggctatgttggctcgaaatgaaacaaaatgaaaagggatgacaagggaggtcatcagtgtgcgtttcaacctttctttgcattgaacttttaaatgttgagtctgcatctggcttaaatagattggtgtgagatttgaatgcaatcctatggagaatatcatgatctgcttcagtagtcacagtgcatgttgacatgcgtgtttcttttaggtgtatttcagattgccaatgttgacagcattcatgcatccccaaaccatgtcagtcccactaccatgcttggcttacgagaggatacaccttttttgtaaaactcacttgtttaccaccacacatgcttgacaccatctaaagcaaatttgtttatcttggt from the Engraulis encrasicolus isolate BLACKSEA-1 chromosome 14, IST_EnEncr_1.0, whole genome shotgun sequence genome contains:
- the LOC134462951 gene encoding elastase-1-like, with the translated sequence MLKFVLCAALCALVLAEEEPQGRFLEDIQERVVGGEVARPNSWPWQISLQFKSGSNYHHTCGGSLVKRGWVMTAAHCVDSQRTWRVVVGDHNINSHEGREQYVSVSRVYIHPNWNRNNVAYGYDIALLRLSTEVTLNNYVQLARLPPSGQVLPHNNPCYISGWGRTSTGGSLSAQLKQAYLPVVDHKTCSSGSWWGGTVKNTMVCGGGGKDSGCQGDSGGPLNCQVNGSYYVHGVTSFVSGRACNETRKPTVFTRVSAYIGWMDGQYGRTASSSSTLSIGYSSASYVQTVNKVNIIAMKTLCHVSL